The sequence below is a genomic window from Clostridium sp. BJN0001.
ACACTTATTAATTTAGGTGCTGCACCAGAGCCTAATATTACAGTATTATGGTCAGAAAAACTTCCAAAGAATTTCAAGAGATACTGTGCAGAAATTTCAATAAAGACAGATGCTATTCAGTATGAAAATGATGATGTAATGAGACCTATTTATGGAGATGATTATGCGATAGCATGTTGTGTATCTGCTATGAAAGTTGGAAAACAGATGCAGTTTTTTGGAGCAAGATGTAATTTAGCAAAATCTTTACTTCTTTCAATAAATGAAGGCTTTGATGAAATAAAATTTGAAAAAGTTGTTCCACATATTGAAAAGATGAATGATGAAATTTTAGAGTATGATAAGGTAGTTAAAAGCTATAAAAAAGTTTTATCATATGTTGCTAATCTTTATGTAGATACAGTAAATATAATTCATTATATGCATGATAAATATGCATATGAAGCAGGTCAGATGGCACTTCATGATACTTGTGTAGAAAGAATTATAGCATTTGGAGTTGCAGGTCTTTCAGTTGCAGTTGACTCACTTTCTGCTATAAAGTATGCAAAGGTAAAGCCTATAAGAAATGATAATGGTATAGCTGTTTCATTTGATGTTACAGGAGATTTCCCAAAGTATGGAAATGATGATGACAGAGTAGATGATATTGCAACTGATTTACTAACTATTTTCATAAAAGAACTTAAAAAACATAAAACTTATAGAGATGCATATCATACTTTATCTGCTCTTACTATTACATCAAATGTAATGTATGGTAAGAAAACAGGAACAACTCCTGATGGAAGAAAGAAAGGTGAACCACTAGCTCCTGGAGCTAATCCAATGCATGGACGTGATGAAAATGGAGCTTTAGCATCATTAAATTCAGTCGCTAAGATACCTTATAGAGATGTATGCCAGGATGGAATTTCAAATACATTCTCAATAGTTCCACAAGCATTAGGACAGGATGAAAAAATGAGAGAAAATAATCTCGTTTCAATACTAGATGGATATTTTGTTCAAGGAGCACATCATTTAAATGTTAATGTATTAAATAGAGAAACATTAATTGATGCAATGAATAATCCAGAAAAATATCCTACACTTACAATAAGAGTATCAGGATATGCTGTTAACTTTAATAGATTATCAAGAGAACAGCAGCAAGAAGTTATAAAAAGAACATTCCATGAATCAATTTAAAAAAATAGTAAAATTTAAATTATAGTTTTCTAAATTAAAATTAAAGCTTATTTATATAAAGGACAGTGGACAAATGATGAAAAGATTAATTCTTTTCTATAAAATTTGTCTACTGTCTTTTTTTAATCTGCTTATTATAAGCTACTTGTTTTTAAGAATATTTGAAAAATATCCTCTTTTTATAAATCCCTTTTTTAGTCCATAAATTACAGTAAGATATGTAGCTGTTGTATCAAATCTTGCATCATGATATGCTTCAGAACTTTGGAATAATTTTTTAGAATGCTCTGAGATATCATTTTCTGTTATCTTTAAAAAGTCTACGACTTCAGAAAGACGTGGATTTTTTGTGTTTCCATTTGGATTTTTTATGTCACATATATTTTTATAATATGCCATTGTACAGAATTTATCTTTAGGTATAAAGATTTCTCCAAGACATTCAAGTTCATGTTTTAAAAATTTTATATCAAAATTTACATTGTGTCCAATTAAGAAATCAGCTTCTTTAAAATCATTTATAAAATTCTCATATAAATCTTCAAAATACTGTCCATTTGACAATTCATAAAGTTTTTCCATTGAAAAACCATGAACTTCTTGAGCTGAAGGATCCATTTCATCAACTGAAAAGAAATAGTTATGTCCTTTTGTTATTTGAGGTTTTGCTGATGCATCTACAGTAATATAACTAAGCTGACAAATGCTGCCAGGTTTTATGCTTGTAGTTTCAGTATCAAAAAATAATAATTTCATTAAATAATCTCCTTAAAAATTTTTACATTAACAAAATAATTATATATTAATAAAAAAGATTTTTAAATGATTGATTAATAAATATATTTTTATGTTTTGGAAATAATAACATAAAAGAAAAAAATTTTTATTTATGAGTAGAGTATACTATAATAGAAAAGCAAAGACATTTTATTTAGGAGGAGAGTATATAATGTTAAAAACAAAACGTAAAATTTCAATAATAGGTGCAGGATTTGTAGGAGCAACTACAGCTTACTCACTTATGCAAAGCGGTGTCGCAACAGAAATATGTATAAATGATATAAATATGGATAGAGCTATGGGTGAGGCAATGGATCTTGTTCATGGAACTTCTTTTGTAAAACCAGTTAAAATATATGCTGGAAGTTTATCTGAAACAAAGGATTCAGATATAGTAATTATAACAGCAGGAGCTGCACAAAAAGAAGGAGAAACAAGACTTGATTTAATTGATAAGAATTATAAGATTTTTAAAAGCTTTATACCACAAGTTGCAAAGTTTAGTCCAAATGCAGTTTTACTTGTATTATCAAATCCATGTGATGTTTTAGCATACATAACATATAAGTTATCAGGTTTTCCAAAAGAAAGAGTAATTGGTTCAGGAACAGTTCTTGATACATCAAGACTTAAGTATGTAATTGGAAAATACTTTGAGGTAAGTGATAATAATGTTCATGCATATGTATTAGGAGAACATGGAGATAGTGAAGTTGTAAGCTGGAGTACAGCAACTATTGCTGGACAGTCATTTGAAGAGTGCGCTAAAGAGTTTGATCTTGAATGGGATGACGAAATAAAAAGAGTAATAGAACAAGATGTTAAAGATGCAGCATATGAGATAATAAGCAGAAAGAAAGCAACATATTTTGCAGTAGCACTTGCAACAACAAGAATAGCTCAGGCATTATTAAGAGACGAAAATACAATTTTAACTGTTTCAACTCTTTTAGAAGGACAATATGGAATTTCAGATGTTCATTTAGCTATTCCAACTCTTTTAAACAGTAAGGGTGCAGTAAAAATAGTTAATCCTCCAATTAAATCTCCTGCAGAACTTAAAAAATTAAGAGATTCTGCTGATGTTTTAAAATCACATATTAAAAAAGTTTTAGAGCAAGATAACTTATAAATTGACAAAGAAATCCTGCTAAATTATAATCTAAAGTATGCTGTCGTTGTAGATAAATTAAGATTTTTGTCTTATATATTTTAGGCAGAGAAAAAGATTATTAATATGGAGGTATATTATGAAAATTGATGGTGTTATTATACCTGAAGGGTATAAAAGCAAGTATTCATTAATTGAAACAGAAGTTCAGATAAAGAAAATCAAAGATTTTTTTGAAAAAACTTTAGCTGAAAATTTAAATCTAACAAGAGTTTCTGCACCTCTTTTTGTTGAGCCTGATACAGGAATTAACGATAATTTAAATGGTGTTGAAAGACCAGTTGGTTTTGATATCAAGATAGCAAACAAAGATGTACAGATTGTGCAATCACTTGCAAAGTGGAAAAGATACAGCCTTTTTAGATATGGATTTAAAAAAGGAGAAGGTCTTTATGCAGATATGAATGCAATAAGAAGAGATGAAGAAGTTCTTGATAATCTTCATTCTGTATATGTTGATCAGTGGGACTGGGAAAAAATAATAGATAAGTCTGAAAGAAATATTGAAACATTAAAATGTGTAGTAAATAAAATATATGATGCTTTCAAGAAGACAGAAAAGTTTTCATGTGAAGAACTTATCAAAGAAGAAAAATATTTACCAGAAAAAATATTTTTTGTAACAACTCAAGACCTTGAGGATAAATATCCACATAAAACACCTTCTGAAAGAGAAGACATTGTAGCAAAAGAACATAAAGCTGTATTTATCATGCAGATTGGTGGAGCTTTAAGATCAGGAAAGAAACATGATGGAAGATCTCCTGACTATGATGATTGGAAACTTAATGGAGATATAATATTCTATAATCCTCTTCTTAAAAGAGCATTTGAAGTTTCTTCAATGGGAATAAGAGTTGATGAAAAAGCTTTAGATGAGCAGCTTAAGATATCAGGCTGTGATGATAGAAGAAATCTTAAATTCCACAAAATGCTTTTAGAAGGAAAACTTCCATATACAATTGGTGGAGGAATCGGCCAGTCAAGAATATGTATGTATTTTCTTAAAAAAGCTCATATAGGTGAAGTTCAATCTTCAGTATGGGATGAAAAGAATATAAAAGCATGTAAGGAACATGAAATAACATTATTATAAAAGTAAGGCAGAAGCATTTTGTTTCTGCCTTATTTTTATAGTGTGCCCAGCATGGGCACGTGCTAATCGGTGAAAGTCCGTAATGGGGGCTGATAGTGCCAACCATTAGCTTAAGACAAGGGTGTCCATCGCAAGGTGGAATCTGAAGGAAGTCGGCGGCAAAGCCTTGGTCTGAGGAATACGAACCACATCTGAGGCTCAATTCCGTGGGTGAACTTGCTATACAAAGTAAAGCCCAATAACTATCCGAAACGGAAAGAGTAAATGTGGCAGATAGATGAGGTGAAAGTACGTGTTCTTACCTGGGGAGGTCTGATAGATAAGTGCCTAAAGAAATTAAGTTTCTAGGTACAACCTATATAGTGATATATAGCTGAACTATCAGAAGTCAGCAGAAGTCATAGTAACTCCGCTAATCGCGATAGCGGATGAAGGACTGAACGTTAGGAGGTTTACAACTTTGGATAAATCAAAGAAATTGCAAAGAAAGCAGAAAACTCAATATAGAGACCAATTGATGGAAGTAGAAGTGGAACTTCAAGGTAAATCAAAGGTGCCGAGCAATCCTATGGTTTTACCAAATAGAGAAAGCGTAAACGATGGAGCATTTGATACTAGTAGATTACTTGAAGAAGTTCTAGAAAGAAATAATATGCTTTCAGCACTTAAAAGAGTAATTAGCAATAAAGGTAGCCATGGTGTCGATGGAATGAAGACCGATGAACTTCGTGAGCATATCAAGAAACACTGGGAAACAATTAAAGCTAAACTACTAGAAAATAGATATAACCCATCACCTGTAAGGAGAAAAGAAATATCCAAGCCAGATGGTGGAATTAGATTATTAGGGATACCAACTGTACAAGATAGATTGATTCAACAGGCTATTGCTCAAGTTTTATCTAAAATATATGAACCTTTATTTTCTGAAAATAGTTTCGGATTCCGTCCTCGTAGAGGAGCAAAGGATGCTATAACAAAATCAAAACAATATATAAATCAAGGAAATAGATGGGTTGTAGATATGGATTTAGAGAAATTCTTTGATAAAGTTAATCATGATATTCTTATGAGTAAACTTGAAAAGAAGATACAAGACAAAAGATTGTTAGCATTAATAAGAAAATACCTCAAAAGCGGAATTCTCATTAATGGGGTTTCAGTAACAAGTGAAGAAGGAACACCGCAAGGTGGTCCGTTAAGTCCATTATTAGCTAATATAATGTTAGATGAATTAGATAAAGAACTTGAAAGACGAGGTCACAAATTTTGCAGATATGCAGATGATAATAATGTATATGTCAAAAGTAAAAGAGCAGGACTTAGAGTAATGAAATCTATGACAAATATAATTGAAAATAATTTAAAGCTTAAAGTAAATAAGGATAAAAGTGCAGTAGACTTTGTATCTAAACGAAAATTTTTAGGATTTTCGTTTTACTTTTCGAGAAGCGGAGCAGAAATAAGAATCCATGAGAAATCCCTAAAGAGATTTAAGGAGAAGGTCAAATTCTATACTAATAGAAATAAAGGAATTAGCATGGAATACAGACTATTAAAATTAAATCAAATCACAAGAGGGTGGATTAATTATTATGGAATTGCTAACGCTCGCGGAAAGCTAGTAGAACTAGACAAATGGATTAGAAGAAGACTAAGAGCTTGCATATGGAAACAATGGAAGAAGATTAGCACTAAACAAAGAAATTTAGCTAAACTAGGAATCAATAAATACAAAGCATGGGAATATGCAAATACAAGAAAAGGCTATTGGAGAATCTCCAAAAGCCCTATACTAAACAACTCTCTAAATAATAAATACCTAGAATCTCTAGGATTTATTAGTCTAACACAAACATATCAAATGATACATTAATTTCTGATGAACCGCCGTATACCGAACGGTACGTACGGTGGTGTGAGAGGACGCTAAATAAAATAATTATTTAGCTCCTACTCGATTAGTAAATTAATTAAAAAAGCATAAAAATGATGGTACTATCAAAAAAAAATAAAAAAATAATAATAATATCAAAAAAACATTGACAAAGGATATGTTAGCATATATACTTTACCTAAAGATAAATAAAGAACTTGAATGACAAAGGCGTCACGATTATATCGTGGCGTCTTTTTTATTTAAACAGCTATGATTGAATTAAGAAAGAAGAGTAATGAATATGAAAGAAAATGAACTTAGAAAAAAAATAAATGCAGTTTCTCAAAGTTCAGCTATATTTAAAAAAATAGGAAAATTTATTGAAAATAATTGGGAAAGCATTTGTTTTATGACAGCTACTGAGGTTGCAAAAAAGCTAAATATAAGCCAGGGAAGTGTATCAAGATTTTGTAGTGAACTTGGTTTCGTAGGATTTAATGAATTTGTAAAGATAATGCAGGAAATTCATCAAGAAGGTGCAATGACTGCACCAAAAAGACTTGAAAAAATAAAGAATGATGAATCAGGTTACAAAGAGATAATTGAATCAGAAAAAAATAATTTGAATATGATACCAGAAATAATGTTAAAAAATGATTTTAAAAATATTGTTGATAAAATTGTAAAAAGTAAAAAAGTGATACTTATCTCGGCAAGACTTTCTGCAACGCTTCTTCAAAGTTTTGAATATACTCTTTCTAAAATAAGAGATAATGTTGAAATTGTAATTCCTGGAAGTTCTGCTTGGAATAATATAGTTTTAAACAACCCTAAAGATACTTTTGTTTTTGTAATTTCTTTTCCACGATATCCAGCTTTATTGCTAAATAAATTAAAAGATATGAATGACTGTGGATATGAAATAGGACTTATGACAAATAGTATGGTGTGTCCACTAATTTCTTTTTCAAAGTATTATATAGAAGTTCCAATTTCTTATGGCAGCTTTTTTGATATATATACAACTGCAACAGTATTATTAAATTTTATAGTAATGGAAGCAGCAAAGAAAATTAAAAATCTTGAAAAGAGAATTAACGAATTAGAAAAATATGAACAAAAAGAAATAACCTATATTTCTTAGAAAGGACAAAAAATGAAGATAAATGGTAAAAGATTAGAAAATAATATTGAAACATTATCTCTTTTTGGAAAAGATAAGGAAGGCGGAATTTATAGATCTATAGGAAGTAGTAGTGATTTAGAGGCAAGAAAATGGTTATGTGAGCAGTTTGAAAAATTAGGAGCAGAAATAAGAATTGATGCAATGGCTAATATATTTGCAACAATGAAAGGAAAAGAAGATATTTTGCCTTTAGCAATTGGTTCACATCATGATGCAGTCCCAAATGGAGGAAAATATGATGGAGCTATGGGTGTACTTTTAGCACTAGAAGTAATGAATACTTTATGTGAAGAAAAAATACAATTGAGACATCCATATCAAGCTATATTATTTACAGCAGAAGAGCCTAATCCATTTGGCATATCTACAATGGGAAGCAGGAGTATAACAGGAAAGATAAAATATGATTTACTTAAAAAGAGTAAAAACTCTGAAAATGGAATGCTTCTTTCAACTGCTATAAAAAATGCTGGAGGTAATATAGATAACTTAGAATGTGATCAGATGAAAAAAAATCAGCTTAGTGCATTTATAGAATGTCATATAGAGCAGAGTAGAAACTTAGAAAATAATAATCTTCCACTTGGAGTTGTTTCTACAATTACCGGAATTTATCGAGAAAAAATTACTATAAAAGGGGAAGCAAATCATTCTGGAACAACTTCAATGACAAATAGAAAAGATGCTCTTACAGCTTCATCAGAGCTTATATTAAATATAGAAAGTATAGCTAAAGATTATCAAAAAACAGAAATTGTTTCTACAGTTGGAAACTTAAATGTTTATCCTAATGCTGCAAATATAATTCCAGATAAGGTTAACTTAATTATGGAAATAAGGACTCCAGATGAATCATATAAAAATGATTTTATAAAGAAAATTGATAATGTTATATACGATATTGAAAATAGAAGAGGGGTAATTATAAAAAGAGAAGTTAATTTAAATCAAAGTGGAGTCAAAATGGATTCAAAAATAATTGAAGTCTTAGAAAAGCATGTAAAAACAGAACAAGATAAATCAATTAAGCTTGTTAGTATGGCAGGACATGATGCTGTACATATGACAGATATAACAAAGGTAGGAATGCTTTTTGTTAGAAGCAAGGATGGAAAAAGTCATTGCAAAGAAGAATATACAAAACCTCAAGATATAGAGAAAGCAGGCAATACATTAATAAATACTTTAATAGAATTAGATAAAACACTTGATATATAAAAAAGTGTGGAAAGGAAATTATGAAAATTATTATAGCGAAAAAAATATATAGTGAAGAAAAAATATTAAATAATTACGGTGTTGTTATAGAAAATGGTGTGATAGAAGATATTCTTTCTGAAGGTGAGATAAAGAAGAAGTATTCTAATGAGGAAATAGAATATTGGACTGACACAATAATGATACCAGGAACTGTAAATATTCACAATCATTGTTTTCAGAGTTTGCTTAGAGGACTTGCAGTAGGAAAGCCATTTTTGGAGTGGAGAGATAAAGCATTATATAAATATTCTCCAATATTAACACCAGATGATTTATATACAGGAGCTGTTTTTGCTTTTTCAGAAATGATGAAATGTGGTGTTACAACAGTATCAGATTTCTTCTATGTACATAATGATGGCTTAGAAAGTGATGAAGCAATTATAAGAGCAGCAAAAGATGTTGGAATCCGTTTAGTTTTAGCAAGGACTATGTATGATTGGGATGGAGCGCCAAAAGGATATGTAGAAACTATAGATGAGGCAGTAAGTAATACTAGATTATTAGCACAAAAATATAATAATTCATCTGATTTAATGACTACTGTTTTGCCAGCTCCACATAGTCTTCATGCAGCTAGTATAGAAATGGTAAAAAAAGGAGCAGATTTAGCAAAAGAACTTGGAACAAAATTTCATATTCATGTTGCAGAAGAGCCATTTGAAGTTGAGGATATAAAAAATAAATATGGGGTGAGACCTGTTGAACTATTAGAAAAAATAGGTGTACTTAATAGTAATATGGTAGCTGTCCATGCAGTATGGTTAGATGAAAATGAGCTGAATTTATTCTGCAAAAATAAAGTAAATTTAGCGTATTGTCCATCAAGCAATATGTTCTTAGCAGATGGAGTAACTAATATTAAAAAGATGAATTCTGAAAAAGTAATGATAGGTTTAGGCAGTGATGGAGCTTGTAGTAATAATAGAATAAGTGTATTTGAAGAAATGAGAATGGCTTCTATACTGCAAAAAGTAGATAAATTAGATGCATTAACAATTGATAGTAAAGACGCATTCAATTATGGTACTAAAAATGGAGGACTTATCTTAGATCTTCCAATTGGGGAAATAAAAAAGGGAATGAGAGCAGATTTTGTAGGAATTAATTTAAATGATTTTTCAATGCAGCCAATGTTTGATAATGATGAACAAATGATTCCGAATATTGTTTATTCAATGCAATTAACAGCTATAAAAAAAGTTGTTGTAAATGGAAATATAACTGTTGATGAAGGAATACTTAAGACAGTAAGCAGTGAATACGTACTTGATAGAGTAAAAAAACTTATGGTTAAGTTTCAAAATTGTTAAATTATATTAACTTTAAAAATAAATTAAAGACGCTTAGGAGGAAAAAATTATGAAGAAGAAAATTATTACATCACTAGTAGTTGCAGTTTTATCGGTATTAACGCTTGCAGGATGTGGAAAAACACAAACAGCTACTACAACACAGGGAACAGAAAAAACATTGAAAGTCGGAACAGATGCAACATTTCAACCATTCGAGTATATGGAAAATAACGAATATAAAGGATTTGATATTGAACTTGTTACTGAGCTATCAAAAGAGATGGGTTATGAAAATGTAGAATTTGTAAATACAGATTTTAAAGGATTAATTCCGGGGCTTATAGCTAATAAATTTGATTTGATTTCATCTGCTATGTATATTACAGATGAAAGAAAAGAATCAATAAATTTCTCAGATCCATATTATCCAGGTGGTCTTAGCATTATGGTAAAAACAGAAAATAATGATGTTAAAAATTTAGATGATTTAAAAGGCAAGAATGTGGCTGTTCAGGTAGGAACTAAATCAGTTGAATATTTAGAAAAGAATTGTTCTGATATAAAAAGAGTTGAAGTAGAAACAAATAATGAGATGTTCCTTCAGCTTGAAAGTGGAAAAGTTGATGCTGTAGTAACAGGAAGACCAGCGGCTCTTGTGTATGCAAAAGCATCAGGTAAGGTTAAAGTGCTTGATTATGAAGTTACTAAGGAAATGTATGGATATGGTTTAAGAAAAGATGACGAGGATATGCTTAAGAAAGTTAATAAAGCACTTGAAGCATTAAAAGAAAATGGAAAATATGACGAAATATCTGAGAAATATTTTGGAAAATAAATAAAATTTTAAGGTGATTGGTCTTCATGTTTATATGAAGACCATATTACTAAGAAGGGGGCATTATATAGTATGGATTTTTTAGTCGTTTTTGAAGATAACAATTTATCTTTTTTATTAGTTGGGTTTATATATACTATTATTTATACATTATTAGGTTTTCTTTTAAGCATCACAATTGGGCTATTAGTTGCTTTTGGAGAATTATCTAAAAAGAAAATTATAAAAGCATTAGCAAGTGCATATTTATCATGGTTTAGATCAACACCACTACTTGTACAATTAGTATTAATATATTATGGTTTCCCAATTTTGTTTAATATACAGACAGAGCCTTGGGTATGCGGAATTATTGCTTTAGGAATGTATAGTGGAGCGTATGTTTCACAAGTAGTTAGAGGTGCAATTATTTCAATAGATAAAGGTCAGATGGAGGCAGGACGTTCTCTTGGATATTCACATAATCAGACTATGCTAAAAATAATATTGCCACAAGCTTTAAGAAGAATGATAGCACCAATGACAAATGAATTGATTTCACTTACAAAAAATTCATCTCTGTTATCTACAATTACAGTTGCAGAATTATTTAGAAAAGCAAATACTTTGATAGCTAAAAATTTCAAGACGATTGAAATATATATTTTGGTTGCAGTATTATATTATCTAATTAATAATTTATTTGGAATAATTGGAAAAATGTTAGAATGCAAACTTCGTACAGGGGAGGAATTGCAATGATAAAAAAAATGATAGAAATTAAAAATTTAAATAAATATTATGGGGCACATCATGTTTTAAAAGAAATTAATTTAGATGTCAATGAAGGAGAAGTAGTTGTAATAATTGGACCATCAGGAAGTGGTAAAAGTACTTTATTAAGAAGTATTAATTATCTTGAAACTTATCAAGATGGAACGATTGAAATTGATGGTGAGTTTATAGGACACACTATAAAAAACGGAAAATCAGTGCCTATGGAACAGAAAAAATTGAATAAAATAAGACAGAATGTAGGAATGGTTTTTCAAAGTTTTAATTTATTTGCACATAAAACTATAATTGAAAATATTATGATGGCTCCTATGGATTTAAAAGGTATTAAGAAAAATGAAGCTGAAAAAATGGCAATGGATTTATTAAAAAAAGTTGGATTATCTGAAAAAGCAAATGTGAAACCTTCAAGTCTGTCAGGTGGACAAAAGCAGAGAATTGCAATTGCAAGAGCTTTAGCTATGCAGCCTAAGGTTATGTTATTTGATGAACCTACATCTGCATTAGATCCAGAAATGGTTGGAGAAGTATTAAAAGTAATGAAAAGTCTTGCACAAACGGGAATGACAATGGTTATTGTAACACATGAAATGAACTTTGCAAAAAGTATTGCCAATAAAGTTGTTGTATTAGAAGAGGGAAACATTATAGAACAGGGCCCACCAGAGCAAATTTTTGAAAATCCAATATGCGAAAGAACTAGCAAATTTGTTAATATGGTCTTTACAAAAGATGTTATAGATGAATAATTACATTAGATTTATAACAAAAAGAATAGGGGTTACAGTATGAATAATAAAATAGTTGTTATTAGTAGACAGTTTGGAAGCGGTGGAAGAGCTATTGGAAAGAAATTAGCTGAAAAATTAAATATTAAATTTTATGATCTTGCTATTATAGGAATGTTTGCAGAAAGAAGCCATGTTGATTATGATACTGCATTAGAGATAGATGAGAAAAAGATAAAACAAAAGTGGTACTTTTTTCCTGAAGAGGTGGATTCAAAATATAATTTATCTAGAATTCCAGTTAATGATAAGCTATTTCAAATACAAAAAGAAATTATATTTGATTTAGCAAGAAAAAGTTCATGTGTTATTATCGGCAGAGGTGCTGATTATATGTTACGCGAAAGTAAAAATATGATAAGTGTATTTGTACATGCTGATAGAGAAACAAAAGTTAAAAGTGTTATGAAACATTATAATCTTGAAAGAGAAGAAGCTTTAAAATTAATGAAAAAAACAGATTCTCAAAGAAGCCGCTATTATAATTCATATACAGAATATAAATGGGGTAATGTTGATAATTATGATTTAATGATTAATAGAGGGAAGTTTGGTATTGATGGTTCTTCTGAAATACTCTTATCAGCTTATAATGAGCTATAATTTTTTATTTAAGATTTTATATATTAAATTACAAAAGATAAAAATAGAGTCAAAAAATAATAAATATTTTTTGACTCTATTTTTATTAAGATACTATTCATCTATTGTTTTAAAACTTATCTCACCAGATAGTATTTCTCTTTCTGTTCCAGAAGAATCTTTAACTATAAGGTTTAATGAATCTGAAATTCCAATACATGTTACAATTTCTTCATTATTTAATGTAATAAGTTTTGCTTTTCTTCCAAAGGTATTTGAATTTTCTCTACATATATTTATAGTTTCTGTTAAATCATTTTTTTCTACGAATGAGTCATACATATCTTCAAAGTTTTTAAGAAAACTAGCTAAAATTTCTGCTCTACTGAAAGTCTTTTTCTTTTCAATCATAAGAGAACTTGCAGTTTTAAAAAGATCATCATCAAAAGATTCTCTTGATATATTAACATTTAAACCTATACCTACTATCATGTAGTGTATAATATCCATATCACATTTCATTTCACATAAAATTCCACAGATTTTTTTATTATTTAATATAATATCATTTGGCCATTTTATTTTTGTATCTATATTTTTTTCATTTAATGTCTTGTTCATTGCAGCGGCTGCTATCTGTGTGATTTTTGGAGCTTGTTGAGGTACGATTTCAGGTCTTAAAATTAGA
It includes:
- a CDS encoding amino acid ABC transporter permease → MDFLVVFEDNNLSFLLVGFIYTIIYTLLGFLLSITIGLLVAFGELSKKKIIKALASAYLSWFRSTPLLVQLVLIYYGFPILFNIQTEPWVCGIIALGMYSGAYVSQVVRGAIISIDKGQMEAGRSLGYSHNQTMLKIILPQALRRMIAPMTNELISLTKNSSLLSTITVAELFRKANTLIAKNFKTIEIYILVAVLYYLINNLFGIIGKMLECKLRTGEELQ
- a CDS encoding cytidylate kinase-like family protein, whose translation is MNNKIVVISRQFGSGGRAIGKKLAEKLNIKFYDLAIIGMFAERSHVDYDTALEIDEKKIKQKWYFFPEEVDSKYNLSRIPVNDKLFQIQKEIIFDLARKSSCVIIGRGADYMLRESKNMISVFVHADRETKVKSVMKHYNLEREEALKLMKKTDSQRSRYYNSYTEYKWGNVDNYDLMINRGKFGIDGSSEILLSAYNEL
- a CDS encoding transporter substrate-binding domain-containing protein; protein product: MKKKIITSLVVAVLSVLTLAGCGKTQTATTTQGTEKTLKVGTDATFQPFEYMENNEYKGFDIELVTELSKEMGYENVEFVNTDFKGLIPGLIANKFDLISSAMYITDERKESINFSDPYYPGGLSIMVKTENNDVKNLDDLKGKNVAVQVGTKSVEYLEKNCSDIKRVEVETNNEMFLQLESGKVDAVVTGRPAALVYAKASGKVKVLDYEVTKEMYGYGLRKDDEDMLKKVNKALEALKENGKYDEISEKYFGK
- a CDS encoding M20 family metallo-hydrolase encodes the protein MKINGKRLENNIETLSLFGKDKEGGIYRSIGSSSDLEARKWLCEQFEKLGAEIRIDAMANIFATMKGKEDILPLAIGSHHDAVPNGGKYDGAMGVLLALEVMNTLCEEKIQLRHPYQAILFTAEEPNPFGISTMGSRSITGKIKYDLLKKSKNSENGMLLSTAIKNAGGNIDNLECDQMKKNQLSAFIECHIEQSRNLENNNLPLGVVSTITGIYREKITIKGEANHSGTTSMTNRKDALTASSELILNIESIAKDYQKTEIVSTVGNLNVYPNAANIIPDKVNLIMEIRTPDESYKNDFIKKIDNVIYDIENRRGVIIKREVNLNQSGVKMDSKIIEVLEKHVKTEQDKSIKLVSMAGHDAVHMTDITKVGMLFVRSKDGKSHCKEEYTKPQDIEKAGNTLINTLIELDKTLDI
- a CDS encoding MurR/RpiR family transcriptional regulator codes for the protein MKENELRKKINAVSQSSAIFKKIGKFIENNWESICFMTATEVAKKLNISQGSVSRFCSELGFVGFNEFVKIMQEIHQEGAMTAPKRLEKIKNDESGYKEIIESEKNNLNMIPEIMLKNDFKNIVDKIVKSKKVILISARLSATLLQSFEYTLSKIRDNVEIVIPGSSAWNNIVLNNPKDTFVFVISFPRYPALLLNKLKDMNDCGYEIGLMTNSMVCPLISFSKYYIEVPISYGSFFDIYTTATVLLNFIVMEAAKKIKNLEKRINELEKYEQKEITYIS
- a CDS encoding amidohydrolase, which produces MKIIIAKKIYSEEKILNNYGVVIENGVIEDILSEGEIKKKYSNEEIEYWTDTIMIPGTVNIHNHCFQSLLRGLAVGKPFLEWRDKALYKYSPILTPDDLYTGAVFAFSEMMKCGVTTVSDFFYVHNDGLESDEAIIRAAKDVGIRLVLARTMYDWDGAPKGYVETIDEAVSNTRLLAQKYNNSSDLMTTVLPAPHSLHAASIEMVKKGADLAKELGTKFHIHVAEEPFEVEDIKNKYGVRPVELLEKIGVLNSNMVAVHAVWLDENELNLFCKNKVNLAYCPSSNMFLADGVTNIKKMNSEKVMIGLGSDGACSNNRISVFEEMRMASILQKVDKLDALTIDSKDAFNYGTKNGGLILDLPIGEIKKGMRADFVGINLNDFSMQPMFDNDEQMIPNIVYSMQLTAIKKVVVNGNITVDEGILKTVSSEYVLDRVKKLMVKFQNC
- a CDS encoding amino acid ABC transporter ATP-binding protein translates to MIEIKNLNKYYGAHHVLKEINLDVNEGEVVVIIGPSGSGKSTLLRSINYLETYQDGTIEIDGEFIGHTIKNGKSVPMEQKKLNKIRQNVGMVFQSFNLFAHKTIIENIMMAPMDLKGIKKNEAEKMAMDLLKKVGLSEKANVKPSSLSGGQKQRIAIARALAMQPKVMLFDEPTSALDPEMVGEVLKVMKSLAQTGMTMVIVTHEMNFAKSIANKVVVLEEGNIIEQGPPEQIFENPICERTSKFVNMVFTKDVIDE